Within the Streptomyces sp. NBC_00353 genome, the region TGCCGTCGCCGAGGAACTGAACTTCGGCCGGGCCGCCGAGCGGCTCCTGATCGCCGGGCCTTCGCTTTCCCAGCAGATCAAAGTGCTCGAACGCGACCTCGGCGTGACGCTGTTCGACCGTGACCGCCGCTCGGTGTCCCTCACCCCGGCTGGGGCGGCCCTTCTTCCGCATACCCGCGCCCTGCTGGAACGGGCTGACGACCTCCAGCGCCGAGCCGGCCGGCTGTCCGGAGCGGAGCGGGTCCGGCTCGGCTACGTCAACTGGCTCCCGGCGGACCTGGTCGCCCGCACGCCCGTGGTGGCCCAGCTCCACATCGATGCGTGGATCGCGCCCTCCCACACGCAGGCCGCCCGGGTCGCCGACGGCAGCCTGGACCTTGCGGTGTGCTGGGGGCGGACCAAGGACCTGGAACAGCGCGGTCTCCAAGCACGGCTGATCGGCGCCGACCGGCTCTACGCCGTCGCCACCGGCGATGACACCAGCGACGTACTCGCCCGGGACACCGACGTGCTCCTCGACGACGACACCACCTCCTGGTCGTCCTGGAACGACTACGCCGAACAATTGGCCCGCGATACCGGGGCCCACGCTGTACGCATCTCCGACGGCGGCATCACCGGCTCCGCCTTCTTCGACCACGTCCGCCGCAGTGGCCGCCCGGTCATCAACTCGCCCAAGGGGCAGTCCGCACAGCTACCGCCCGACCTGGTCCAACGCCCGGTCCGTGGGCCAAAGGTGTACTGGCCCTGGTTCCTGGTCTGGCGTGGCAGCGAGGCCCGTCCAGCGGTACGTGCCGTCGTCGACGCGCTCTGCGAGGGCATCGATGACCTGGGAATCGACGCCCCGGGCGCCTGGCGGCCCGACAGCGGCGCACACTGGCAGTAGGCAGCTTCGCTCCTCCGGCGAACCGGCGTCGGCCCGGCCCGACGCCGGGCCCGCCCGGGCTGAGAGGCTGCGCCTACCAGTAATGAGGAAGCCGGTCCTTGGATTGACGCCGGTGCTCGTTGACTCTTTCTCGACCGGTCGTCTACCTTTTCATAGGCGACCGGTCGGTTAGTCAATCGGTCGGAACACATCCCGTATGGAGAAGATCATCATGAGCACTCAGGGCCAGAAGGTCGCAGTCATCACCGGCGCGTCGCAGGGCATCGGGGCCGGCCTCGTCGAGGCCTACCGCAAGCTCGGCTACGGCGTCGTCGCCACCTCGCGGACTGTCGCCGAGTCGCAGGACGCGGACGTCGTCACCGTCCAGGGCGACATCGCCGACCCCGCCACCGCCGAACGCGTCATCGCCGCCGCCGTCGAGCGGTTCGGCCGTGTCGACACCCTGGTCAACAACGCGGGCATCTTCCTCGCCAAGCCCTTCCACGAGTACACCCAGGACGACTACGCCGCGGCGACCGGCGTGAACCTGCTCGGGTTCTTCCGCATCACCCAGCTGGCCATCGAGCACATGCTCGCCCAGGGCGGCGGACACATCGTCAACATCACCACCAGCCTGGTCGACCACGCCGACTCCAACGTCCCCTCCGTACTCGCCTCGCTGACCAAGGGCGGCCTGCAGTCCGCCACCAAGTCCCTCGCCATCGAGTACGCCAAGCGTGGCATCCGCACCAACGCCGTCTCTCCGGGCATCATCAAGACCCCCATGCACGCCGAGGAGACCCACGAGTGGCTCGCCGGACTGCACCCGGTCGGCCGGATCGGCGAACTCAGCGACATCGTGGACGCGGTCATCTACCTGGAGAACGCCCCGTTCGTCACCGGCGAGATCCTCCACGTCGACGGCGGCCAGAGCGCGGGCCGCTGACCCGAAAGCACCTCTGCCGCCTCCCTCGTTGCCTGCTGGGCAGGGCCCATCGTGCGGTGCTCGCGGTCGAGCAGGGCGCGCCGAGGCCGTGTTCGGACAGCCCATGTCAGGGTCGAAGCCGATGCCCTCGTGGTGCAGGCCACGAGGGGGCCGGCTGACACTTGAGCACCCCCACCCCGCTCCTTCGTCGGCCCGGCCATGCTCTCGGCGCCGATGCGGGCAGTCCCGGTCATCACTGTTCCCGGGTCCGGCGCCGATATGGATGCCGATACCGACAAGGTGGCAAAGGAAGAACGATGGACATCGAAGGGTCAGTTGCCCTGGTAACGGGCGGCAATCGTGGCATCGGCCGCGCGTTCGCTCGCGCGCTGATCGCTCATGGCGCAGCCAAGGTCTATGCAGGTGCC harbors:
- a CDS encoding LysR family transcriptional regulator, with the translated sequence MAGVELRQLRYFVAVAEELNFGRAAERLLIAGPSLSQQIKVLERDLGVTLFDRDRRSVSLTPAGAALLPHTRALLERADDLQRRAGRLSGAERVRLGYVNWLPADLVARTPVVAQLHIDAWIAPSHTQAARVADGSLDLAVCWGRTKDLEQRGLQARLIGADRLYAVATGDDTSDVLARDTDVLLDDDTTSWSSWNDYAEQLARDTGAHAVRISDGGITGSAFFDHVRRSGRPVINSPKGQSAQLPPDLVQRPVRGPKVYWPWFLVWRGSEARPAVRAVVDALCEGIDDLGIDAPGAWRPDSGAHWQ
- a CDS encoding SDR family NAD(P)-dependent oxidoreductase, with protein sequence MSTQGQKVAVITGASQGIGAGLVEAYRKLGYGVVATSRTVAESQDADVVTVQGDIADPATAERVIAAAVERFGRVDTLVNNAGIFLAKPFHEYTQDDYAAATGVNLLGFFRITQLAIEHMLAQGGGHIVNITTSLVDHADSNVPSVLASLTKGGLQSATKSLAIEYAKRGIRTNAVSPGIIKTPMHAEETHEWLAGLHPVGRIGELSDIVDAVIYLENAPFVTGEILHVDGGQSAGR